From Bacillus pumilus, one genomic window encodes:
- a CDS encoding fatty acid desaturase, translated as MTTSTNTQQQATLRKQVGQFSGANSKKSIMQLFNTFIPFLGLWFLAYYSLNISYLLTLFFAVIAAGFLVRVFIIFHDCCHQSFFKQKQLNHLFGFLTGVLTLFPYLQWQRDHSIHHATSSNLDKRGTGDIWLLTVKEYQEASVWTKFRYRFYRNPFVMFILGPIFVFLFKNRFNVKNARKKERWNTYFTNISIVLLAGATYLLFGWQGLLLVQGPIFLISGSIGVWLFYVQHTFEDSYFEADEHWNYVQAAVEGSSFYKLPKLLQWLTGNIGYHHVHHLSPRVPNYHLEHAHEHSEPLQNVPTITLKTSIESMKFRLWDEETKAFVTFKEARQTRSTPVIKGDILKKNA; from the coding sequence ATGACGACTTCAACAAACACACAGCAGCAAGCCACTTTAAGAAAACAAGTTGGCCAATTCTCTGGTGCTAATTCTAAAAAAAGTATCATGCAGCTCTTTAATACATTTATTCCATTTTTGGGGCTTTGGTTTCTTGCCTATTATAGCCTGAACATCTCCTACCTTTTAACCCTCTTCTTTGCGGTTATTGCAGCTGGTTTTTTAGTACGTGTCTTTATTATTTTTCACGACTGCTGCCACCAATCCTTTTTCAAACAGAAGCAGCTGAATCACTTGTTCGGTTTCTTAACAGGTGTACTCACCCTTTTCCCTTATCTTCAATGGCAAAGAGATCATTCGATTCACCATGCCACAAGCAGTAATTTAGACAAACGAGGTACTGGTGACATTTGGCTCCTGACAGTCAAAGAATATCAAGAAGCATCAGTATGGACGAAATTTCGCTACAGATTTTATCGTAATCCTTTTGTGATGTTTATTTTGGGACCGATCTTTGTTTTCCTGTTTAAAAACCGTTTCAACGTCAAAAATGCTCGTAAAAAAGAGCGCTGGAATACGTATTTCACAAACATATCAATTGTTTTATTGGCAGGAGCGACCTATCTCCTTTTTGGCTGGCAAGGTTTGTTACTTGTCCAAGGTCCAATCTTCCTGATTTCTGGATCAATCGGTGTATGGCTGTTTTATGTGCAGCATACGTTTGAGGATTCTTACTTTGAAGCAGATGAACATTGGAATTATGTGCAGGCAGCAGTAGAAGGCAGTTCTTTTTACAAATTGCCAAAACTCCTTCAGTGGTTAACAGGCAATATCGGTTATCACCATGTCCATCATTTAAGCCCGAGGGTACCGAATTATCATTTGGAGCATGCACATGAGCATAGTGAGCCGCTTCAAAATGTTCCAACCATCACTTTAAAAACAAGTATCGAGTCAATGAAATTTAGACTTTGGGATGAAGAAACCAAAGCATTTGTTACCTTTAAAGAAGCACGTCAGACTAGAAGCACACCTGTCATCAAAGGAGACATTCTCAAGAAGAATGCGTAA
- a CDS encoding sensor histidine kinase, with the protein MKKQFKIQKLHGISPYIWAIFFILPFYFIFKTPSTLSIVIGIILNVVFFAVYRFAFVSKGWALYVFGLLLIAISTGYVMLYSYIYFAFCIAYFNGHIKRKVPFYILYYIHLGSAAIAVNFSLILKKGWFLTQIPFVVITLISAILLPLSIRSRKERERLEEKLENANERIADLVKLEERQRIARDLHDTLGQKLSLIGLKSDLARKLIYKDPEQARAELKSVQQTARTSLNEVRKIVSSMKGIRIKDELSNIQQILEAAGIELIYDEKEAPKHISLLNENIVSMCIKEAVTNVVKHSNATICKITIHQKSKEAIITVEDDGTFKGDHPSSQTKGHGLLGIRERLEFANGRLHLETKDGTKLIMSIPNDSAAKEKEGMK; encoded by the coding sequence ATGAAAAAACAGTTTAAAATTCAAAAATTGCATGGGATTTCTCCCTATATATGGGCCATTTTTTTCATCCTGCCCTTCTATTTTATCTTTAAGACCCCATCGACTTTAAGCATTGTGATCGGTATCATTTTAAACGTCGTCTTTTTTGCCGTCTATCGTTTTGCCTTTGTCTCAAAAGGCTGGGCTTTATATGTATTCGGTCTTCTATTGATTGCGATTTCTACTGGCTATGTGATGCTCTACAGCTACATTTATTTCGCTTTTTGCATCGCCTATTTCAATGGGCATATTAAAAGAAAAGTACCCTTTTATATCTTATACTATATTCATCTAGGGAGCGCTGCTATTGCGGTGAACTTTAGCTTGATTTTAAAAAAGGGATGGTTTCTCACACAAATTCCTTTTGTTGTGATCACACTCATTAGTGCCATTCTCCTCCCTCTCAGCATTCGAAGCAGGAAAGAACGTGAACGGCTTGAAGAGAAATTAGAAAATGCCAATGAACGGATCGCCGATCTTGTGAAGCTTGAAGAAAGGCAGCGCATTGCACGTGATCTGCATGACACCCTTGGACAAAAGCTTTCTCTTATCGGTTTAAAAAGTGATCTTGCCCGCAAACTCATCTATAAAGATCCTGAACAGGCTCGTGCCGAGCTCAAAAGCGTCCAGCAGACAGCCAGAACGTCTCTGAATGAAGTGCGGAAGATTGTTTCCTCCATGAAGGGCATACGAATCAAAGATGAACTGTCGAACATACAGCAAATTCTCGAAGCAGCCGGAATTGAATTGATCTATGATGAAAAGGAAGCGCCAAAACACATCTCTCTTCTTAACGAAAACATTGTGAGCATGTGCATCAAAGAGGCAGTGACAAATGTCGTCAAACATAGTAATGCGACCATCTGTAAAATCACCATTCATCAAAAATCAAAGGAAGCCATCATCACCGTCGAGGATGATGGGACATTTAAAGGAGATCATCCCTCCTCTCAAACGAAGGGACATGGCCTTTTAGGGATTAGAGAACGATTGGAATTTGCAAATGGACGCCTTCACCTTGAGACAAAAGATGGGACGAAGCTGATCATGAGCATTCCAAATGATTCAGCAGCAAAAGAAAAGGAGGGAATGAAATGA
- a CDS encoding response regulator transcription factor — translation MINIFIAEDQQMLLGALGSLLDLEDDMKVVGKGTNGQDAIDFAQKHPVDICLMDIEMPGKSGLDAAEELKGTDVKIIILTTFARSGYFQRALKAGVSGYMLKDSPSEDLASAIRSVMKGKKVYAPELMEDLYSDENPLTEREKSVLELVADGKNTKEIAKELSIKSGTVRNYISIILDKLEVKNRIEAITRSKEKGWFK, via the coding sequence ATGATCAACATCTTTATCGCAGAGGATCAGCAAATGCTGCTTGGTGCGCTCGGTTCACTTCTTGATTTAGAAGACGATATGAAGGTAGTTGGGAAAGGAACGAATGGCCAGGATGCCATCGATTTTGCCCAAAAGCACCCTGTTGATATTTGCTTAATGGATATTGAAATGCCAGGGAAATCCGGACTTGATGCAGCAGAAGAGCTCAAAGGGACAGATGTGAAAATCATCATTTTAACGACCTTTGCCCGCTCTGGTTATTTCCAAAGAGCGCTCAAAGCTGGCGTCAGCGGCTATATGCTTAAAGACAGCCCAAGCGAAGATCTGGCAAGTGCCATTCGGAGCGTGATGAAAGGGAAAAAGGTGTACGCCCCTGAATTAATGGAAGACTTATATAGTGACGAAAATCCTTTAACAGAACGAGAGAAATCGGTCCTAGAACTCGTCGCAGACGGCAAAAACACAAAAGAAATTGCTAAGGAACTCAGCATTAAAAGCGGCACTGTCCGGAACTACATTTCCATTATTTTAGATAAGCTAGAAGTGAAAAACCGCATTGAAGCCATTACACGCTCAAAAGAAAAAGGCTGGTTTAAATAA
- a CDS encoding iron-hydroxamate ABC transporter substrate-binding protein — MKKILFPLMLIFVLALSACGNSSSSSSNKGNQSTSSDKITYQSENGPVKLPAHPKRVVVLGSYTGNVMSLGVNLVGVDSWSKKNPRFQKELKDVEEVSDANVEKIMKLKPDVIIGLSNTKNVEKLKKIAPTVLFTYNKVDYLQQHIEIGKVLNKEKEAKAWVKDFKERAAEAGKEIKAKIGEDATVSVFESGTKDLYVFGDAWGRGTEILYQEMKLKMPEKVKEKALKAGYYAVSQEVIPEFAGDYMIISKNSEMDNSYQNSEIYKSIPAVKKHRVYEANAEEFYFNDPLTLDYQLSFFKKHFLGK; from the coding sequence ATGAAGAAAATATTGTTCCCTCTGATGCTCATCTTTGTACTTGCGTTGAGCGCATGTGGCAATAGCAGCAGCTCTTCCTCAAATAAAGGAAATCAATCAACATCATCAGACAAGATTACATATCAATCTGAAAATGGCCCTGTGAAACTGCCAGCGCATCCAAAACGTGTCGTTGTACTCGGTTCTTACACGGGTAATGTCATGTCACTAGGTGTGAACCTAGTCGGCGTCGACTCTTGGTCAAAAAAGAACCCTCGCTTCCAAAAGGAATTGAAAGATGTGGAAGAAGTGTCGGATGCCAATGTCGAAAAAATCATGAAGCTAAAGCCCGATGTCATCATTGGCTTAAGCAATACAAAAAATGTAGAAAAACTAAAAAAAATCGCGCCAACAGTCTTGTTTACGTATAACAAAGTCGATTACCTTCAGCAGCATATTGAAATTGGAAAAGTATTAAACAAAGAAAAAGAAGCCAAAGCATGGGTAAAAGATTTTAAAGAACGCGCAGCTGAAGCTGGGAAAGAAATCAAAGCGAAAATCGGTGAGGATGCGACGGTTTCTGTGTTTGAAAGCGGCACAAAAGATCTTTACGTGTTTGGAGATGCATGGGGCCGCGGCACAGAAATCCTCTACCAAGAAATGAAACTAAAAATGCCTGAAAAAGTGAAAGAAAAAGCATTAAAAGCTGGCTACTATGCGGTTTCACAAGAAGTGATTCCTGAATTTGCTGGAGACTATATGATCATAAGTAAAAACAGCGAAATGGACAATTCCTATCAAAACAGTGAAATCTACAAGTCCATCCCTGCTGTGAAAAAACATCGTGTGTATGAGGCAAATGCAGAAGAATTCTATTTTAATGATCCGCTCACGCTCGACTATCAACTATCATTCTTTAAAAAGCACTTTTTAGGTAAATAA
- a CDS encoding response regulator transcription factor — MFKILLIEDDTTLFQEIKERLVNWSYDVYGIHDFQQVMQEFTSVQPDLVIIDIQLPKYDGFHWCRMIRHHSNVPIIFLSSRDHPADMVMSMQLGADDFVQKPFHFDVLIAKVSAVLRRVHDYNAEPASLKVWCGAAIDLEKNTVTNDHGEVELTKNELFILKELIQHKNHIVSRESLIQALWEDERFVSDNTLTVNVNRLRKKLDEISLGTYIETKVGQGYLAKEKDDH; from the coding sequence TTGTTTAAAATTTTACTGATTGAGGACGATACAACCCTCTTCCAAGAAATCAAAGAACGTCTAGTTAACTGGTCCTATGATGTTTATGGGATTCACGATTTTCAACAGGTCATGCAGGAATTCACTTCTGTTCAGCCTGATCTCGTCATTATTGATATACAGCTCCCAAAATACGATGGCTTTCATTGGTGCCGGATGATTCGGCATCATTCAAATGTACCTATTATCTTCCTCTCCTCTCGTGACCACCCTGCTGATATGGTCATGTCGATGCAGCTCGGTGCCGATGATTTTGTACAAAAGCCCTTTCACTTTGACGTGCTCATTGCCAAAGTCAGTGCTGTTCTTCGCAGGGTGCATGATTATAATGCAGAACCTGCCAGCTTAAAGGTATGGTGCGGGGCTGCCATTGACCTAGAAAAAAACACCGTCACAAATGACCATGGTGAAGTGGAATTAACGAAAAATGAACTATTTATTCTTAAGGAATTGATTCAGCATAAAAATCATATTGTCAGCCGTGAATCACTCATTCAAGCATTGTGGGAGGATGAACGGTTTGTCAGTGACAACACACTGACCGTAAACGTCAATCGCCTAAGAAAAAAACTAGATGAGATCTCCCTTGGCACCTACATTGAGACAAAAGTGGGTCAAGGCTATCTTGCAAAGGAAAAGGATGATCACTGA
- a CDS encoding sensor histidine kinase: MLQAFLKERRSWILFFLSLQLLILFVAYLDTTIPMASLFYIVLLSTFFMIVFLFFRYRKETAYYERLKEWDDHIDHQMRLTPSSPFEQLVHDATSEQIARYRQMAAEQQIALEEEKDELLSWIHEMKTPLTAMHLMIDRLTEQPLKSNMTYEWLRIHLLLDAQLHQSRIRHIENDLFIEQLDLQSILAKEIKALQSWCMQKGIGFELTLEERHVLSDTKWLSFMIRQVLTNAVKYSHSSDIAIESKRMNDQVMLTISDQGRGIDPRDLPRIFEKGFTSTRHHNDTASTGMGLYLTKKGADALHIKIEVNSTIDQGTTFTFIFPKKNDFVHIASM, from the coding sequence ATGCTGCAAGCATTTTTAAAAGAACGAAGAAGCTGGATCCTGTTCTTTCTTAGTTTGCAGCTCCTCATTCTGTTTGTTGCTTATTTGGATACGACCATTCCAATGGCGTCTCTTTTTTATATTGTGTTATTATCTACGTTTTTCATGATCGTCTTTCTCTTTTTCCGATATCGTAAAGAAACGGCGTATTATGAGCGGCTGAAAGAATGGGATGATCATATTGATCATCAAATGCGGCTCACTCCATCTTCCCCATTTGAACAGCTTGTACATGATGCGACGTCAGAGCAAATTGCCCGCTATCGGCAAATGGCAGCAGAACAGCAAATCGCCCTTGAAGAAGAGAAGGATGAATTGCTCTCATGGATACATGAAATGAAAACACCTCTCACAGCGATGCACTTAATGATTGACCGCTTAACAGAGCAGCCGCTGAAATCGAATATGACGTATGAATGGCTCAGAATTCATTTATTACTCGATGCCCAGCTGCACCAAAGCAGAATACGTCATATCGAAAATGATTTATTTATTGAACAGCTTGACCTGCAAAGCATCTTAGCGAAGGAAATCAAAGCGCTCCAATCATGGTGCATGCAAAAAGGAATCGGCTTTGAACTCACGCTAGAAGAACGTCACGTATTAAGTGATACAAAATGGTTATCCTTTATGATCAGACAGGTGCTCACAAATGCAGTTAAGTACAGTCATTCGTCCGATATTGCCATTGAAAGCAAGCGAATGAATGACCAAGTGATGCTGACGATCTCAGATCAAGGCAGAGGGATAGACCCAAGAGACCTGCCGCGTATTTTTGAAAAGGGTTTTACCTCAACAAGACATCACAATGACACCGCCTCAACAGGAATGGGGCTTTATTTAACGAAAAAAGGAGCAGACGCTCTTCATATCAAGATCGAGGTCAACTCCACGATAGATCAAGGCACAACCTTCACCTTTATTTTTCCGAAAAAGAATGATTTTGTGCATATTGCGAGCATGTGA
- a CDS encoding ABC transporter ATP-binding protein — protein sequence MNILEARKIYKSYGNKFNKQEVLSGIDLTIEAGEFVSIMGPSGSGKTTLLNVLSSIDHVSSGSIRIADAEMTQMKDQQLAEFRKKQLGFVFQDYNLLDTLTVKENILLPLSISKTPKKEAFERFQQLAEDMGIYELRDKYPNELSGGQKQRTSAVRAFIHEPSLIFADEPTGALDSKSASDLLNKLQDFNRKRKATIVMVTHDPVAASYSRRVIFIKDGQIYTQLNKGALERKMFFEDIMKTQGVLGGVKHEH from the coding sequence ATGAACATTTTAGAAGCTCGCAAAATATATAAAAGCTACGGAAATAAATTCAACAAACAAGAGGTGCTGAGCGGCATTGATTTGACCATTGAAGCCGGAGAATTTGTCAGCATTATGGGGCCATCAGGCTCGGGGAAAACAACCCTTCTAAACGTATTGTCCTCTATCGATCATGTATCCAGCGGATCGATTCGTATCGCAGATGCTGAGATGACACAGATGAAGGATCAGCAGCTCGCAGAATTCAGAAAAAAGCAGCTTGGCTTTGTTTTTCAGGATTATAACTTACTTGATACACTCACGGTCAAAGAGAACATCCTCTTGCCATTATCCATCTCCAAAACGCCGAAAAAAGAAGCTTTTGAACGTTTTCAACAGCTCGCGGAGGACATGGGCATCTATGAACTAAGAGACAAATATCCGAATGAACTCTCTGGTGGGCAAAAGCAGCGGACATCAGCGGTTCGCGCCTTCATTCATGAGCCGAGTCTTATTTTCGCGGATGAACCTACCGGAGCGCTTGATTCCAAATCTGCATCTGATCTACTCAATAAGCTGCAAGATTTCAATCGCAAACGAAAAGCGACCATAGTCATGGTGACACATGATCCTGTCGCAGCCAGCTATTCAAGACGTGTCATTTTTATCAAGGACGGACAGATCTATACTCAGTTGAATAAAGGTGCTTTAGAGAGAAAGATGTTTTTCGAGGATATTATGAAAACGCAAGGTGTCTTAGGCGGTGTGAAGCATGAACATTAA
- a CDS encoding ABC transporter permease, whose product MNINQLVFRNLKKNLKNYYLYVFALVFSVALYFSFVTLQYSPALDDVKGSIKGGASIKAASVLLIAIVGIFLLYANSIFIKRRGKEIGLLQLIGMTKQKIAKLLNAENFILYVFSMAVGIIAGFIGSKLMLMVLFKVTGVNAIAHLHFSGMALLQTLIVFFIIYGLIMLRNRRFISKQTILSLFRTTSSTEQRVKKISVFEIIIGVFGIVLISSGYYISSQLFSGSYTSMLELFSAMIYILASVIIGTFLFYKGSVSFIANIVRKRKNGYLAIHEVLSLSSIMFRLKSNALLLTIITTVSALAIGLLSLSYISYYSAEKTAEQQIPSHFVMGSEKEANTFTRALSDKHIAYEKKQFKVIQADFDAHKIMNSELESLNKNPRVLTLPVISEKNAPNIHVENNEVILSGYSDLLKKFMPIQSSGDVKLLIKKPLDLKVIDMKKDYIISYKFTFGGLPVAVVSQNVFEKLDQQKDPKLQLENNQYNAVNIKDDKNLEQANDVFTSLKLGDDSMSQLASAQQQKQTMGLMMFVVGFLGLSFLVTSGCILYFKQMNESEEEQSSYTILRKLGFTEKDLLKGIRLKQLFNFGIPLIIGLLHSYFAVQSGWFLFGGELWTPMLIVMSIYTVLYSVFGFLSVQYYKKVIKESL is encoded by the coding sequence ATGAACATTAATCAGCTCGTCTTCCGTAACCTGAAGAAAAATTTGAAGAATTACTATTTATATGTGTTTGCTCTCGTGTTTAGTGTGGCGCTCTACTTTTCTTTTGTCACCTTGCAGTACTCACCAGCACTTGATGATGTAAAAGGGTCCATTAAAGGCGGTGCGTCGATTAAAGCCGCTTCGGTACTGCTCATTGCCATTGTTGGGATCTTCCTGTTATATGCGAACAGCATTTTTATTAAACGCCGAGGGAAAGAAATAGGTCTCCTGCAGCTCATTGGCATGACGAAACAAAAAATTGCCAAACTGCTCAATGCAGAAAATTTCATCCTATATGTGTTCTCAATGGCTGTTGGTATCATAGCTGGATTTATCGGTTCAAAGCTCATGCTGATGGTGCTATTTAAAGTAACAGGCGTTAATGCCATCGCCCATCTGCATTTTTCAGGCATGGCCCTTCTGCAAACGCTCATTGTCTTTTTCATCATCTATGGATTAATTATGCTAAGAAATAGACGGTTTATTAGTAAACAGACAATTTTATCTTTGTTTAGAACCACGTCTTCTACAGAGCAGCGTGTGAAAAAGATCTCTGTGTTTGAAATCATCATTGGGGTTTTCGGTATTGTCTTGATCAGCTCAGGCTATTATATTTCTTCTCAGCTTTTTAGCGGCTCATATACGTCCATGCTTGAGTTATTTTCAGCCATGATTTATATTCTAGCCTCTGTCATTATCGGTACCTTTCTCTTTTATAAAGGCTCTGTTTCTTTCATTGCCAATATTGTACGTAAAAGAAAAAATGGCTATCTCGCCATTCATGAAGTCCTGTCTTTGTCATCTATTATGTTTCGATTAAAATCAAATGCACTGCTTTTAACGATTATTACAACCGTATCTGCACTTGCCATCGGGTTGTTATCTTTAAGCTACATTTCCTATTACTCAGCAGAAAAAACGGCTGAACAACAGATTCCATCACATTTTGTCATGGGCTCAGAGAAAGAAGCCAATACCTTCACTCGTGCACTTTCTGACAAACATATTGCGTATGAAAAAAAGCAGTTCAAGGTCATTCAAGCGGATTTTGATGCACATAAGATCATGAATTCGGAATTAGAAAGTTTGAATAAGAATCCAAGAGTCTTGACACTGCCTGTGATCAGTGAGAAAAATGCACCTAATATTCATGTAGAAAACAACGAAGTCATCTTAAGCGGCTACAGTGATTTATTGAAGAAATTCATGCCGATTCAAAGCTCAGGTGATGTGAAACTTCTCATCAAGAAGCCGCTTGATTTAAAAGTCATTGATATGAAGAAAGATTACATCATCTCTTACAAATTCACTTTTGGCGGTCTGCCTGTTGCCGTCGTCAGTCAAAATGTCTTTGAGAAGCTTGACCAGCAGAAAGATCCTAAACTGCAGCTTGAGAATAATCAATATAACGCGGTCAATATAAAAGATGATAAAAACCTTGAACAAGCCAATGATGTGTTTACATCTTTAAAACTAGGTGACGACAGCATGTCTCAATTAGCTTCAGCTCAGCAGCAAAAGCAAACAATGGGACTGATGATGTTTGTGGTTGGATTTTTAGGTCTAAGCTTCCTTGTGACATCAGGCTGTATTTTATACTTCAAACAGATGAATGAAAGTGAAGAAGAACAAAGCTCGTACACGATCTTACGTAAGCTTGGCTTTACAGAGAAAGATCTATTAAAAGGCATTCGACTCAAACAGCTATTTAACTTTGGGATTCCGCTCATCATCGGATTGCTGCACAGCTACTTTGCAGTTCAGTCTGGCTGGTTTTTATTCGGCGGTGAACTGTGGACACCAATGCTCATCGTCATGTCGATTTATACGGTTTTATATTCTGTCTTCGGATTCCTATCTGTCCAGTATTACAAAAAGGTCATTAAAGAATCCTTGTAA
- a CDS encoding amidohydrolase family protein, whose protein sequence is MKKTLFKDAAILTLDPTLGFLEKGDLLIEGTHILEVGPLIEANDADIVDASDMVIMPGLVDTHRHVWQSVIRGIGTDWSLQTYLSKIYYGNYGAMRRPSDDRIANYLGALEALDAGVTTFLDWTMINSMDHTEELIGGLKDAGIRAVFAFGSSGDAEYWDRESTLTNMEDAARVKKAHFQSSDQLLTMGLAIRGPEFSSWETSVFEIETARSLDALCSMHIGFGNWGAEDRSIERLHKAGLLGPDLNMVHINAIDADQMKMLADSGSSISITPEIEMMMGHGYPVTGLAIEQGVLPTLGVDVVTATGGDLFAQMKFGLQAERALQNQSLLMEGIMPGPELGISAHQMLEAATINGARALQLDHKIGSLTPGKEADFILIDRTSMNLLPMTDPAGAVVQTAHPSNVDSVYVAGKAVKRSGKLVGVNLEEVKRKAYAARDHILSHKFESTPS, encoded by the coding sequence ATGAAGAAAACATTGTTTAAAGATGCAGCGATTTTAACACTTGATCCAACTTTAGGTTTTTTAGAAAAGGGAGATTTATTAATTGAAGGGACACACATTTTAGAGGTCGGACCTTTAATTGAAGCAAATGATGCTGACATTGTCGATGCGTCCGATATGGTGATCATGCCAGGGCTTGTGGATACACATCGTCATGTGTGGCAGTCTGTCATCAGAGGCATAGGCACAGATTGGTCTTTGCAGACATATTTGAGCAAAATCTATTATGGTAACTATGGTGCGATGAGACGCCCATCCGATGATCGAATCGCAAATTATTTAGGAGCATTAGAGGCATTAGATGCAGGAGTGACCACATTTTTAGACTGGACGATGATCAATTCAATGGATCATACAGAAGAGCTCATCGGAGGATTAAAAGATGCAGGCATTCGAGCTGTTTTTGCTTTTGGCTCTTCTGGAGATGCTGAGTATTGGGATAGGGAGAGCACGCTCACCAATATGGAGGACGCAGCACGCGTGAAAAAAGCGCATTTTCAATCATCAGATCAGCTCTTGACGATGGGGCTTGCGATTCGTGGACCAGAGTTTTCCTCATGGGAGACTTCAGTATTTGAAATTGAAACAGCCCGGTCTCTAGATGCTTTATGCAGTATGCACATTGGCTTTGGGAATTGGGGAGCGGAGGATCGTTCGATTGAGCGGCTTCACAAAGCAGGGTTACTCGGACCTGACCTCAACATGGTGCATATCAATGCAATCGATGCGGATCAAATGAAGATGCTGGCAGACAGCGGAAGCTCCATATCTATTACACCTGAAATTGAGATGATGATGGGTCACGGTTATCCTGTAACAGGACTTGCGATTGAACAAGGTGTTCTTCCAACGCTCGGTGTAGATGTGGTAACAGCGACAGGCGGAGATTTGTTTGCTCAAATGAAATTCGGACTTCAGGCAGAGCGCGCGCTTCAAAATCAATCATTGCTGATGGAGGGAATCATGCCAGGACCTGAACTTGGGATTTCTGCTCATCAAATGCTTGAAGCTGCAACGATCAATGGGGCTCGTGCATTACAGCTTGATCATAAAATTGGCTCACTCACACCTGGAAAAGAAGCTGATTTCATCCTGATCGACCGGACAAGCATGAATCTTCTGCCGATGACAGATCCGGCTGGAGCGGTTGTCCAAACGGCACATCCTTCAAATGTTGATTCTGTCTATGTGGCTGGAAAAGCAGTGAAACGAAGCGGAAAGCTTGTTGGTGTGAACCTAGAAGAGGTCAAACGCAAAGCTTATGCGGCAAGAGATCATATTCTATCGCACAAGTTTGAATCAACTCCATCATAA
- a CDS encoding NAD(P)H-dependent oxidoreductase encodes MNLLIIYTHPHHNSLNGAFLKEIMKGSEENSLVHEVEIIDLYKEEFDPVLIFNEEKKRRDMHKDPDIRVYQEKIKWADKIVFVYPIWWGRPPAMLLGFIDRMFAATFAYRQTGGLLPEGLLKGKSAVCVSTMQGPTNYPLFFLQNAHKMLMKRALLQYVGIKPVKFFEFGMMESPKGKHEAKLKRIYNYFKKISS; translated from the coding sequence ATGAATCTACTCATTATTTATACTCACCCTCATCACAATAGTTTAAATGGTGCTTTTTTAAAAGAAATAATGAAAGGCAGTGAAGAAAATTCACTTGTTCATGAAGTGGAAATCATCGATTTATACAAAGAAGAATTTGATCCTGTGCTGATTTTTAATGAAGAGAAAAAAAGGCGTGATATGCATAAGGACCCTGACATTCGGGTGTATCAGGAAAAGATCAAATGGGCAGATAAAATCGTGTTCGTTTATCCCATTTGGTGGGGGCGGCCGCCAGCCATGCTGCTTGGCTTTATTGACCGCATGTTTGCTGCGACTTTTGCTTACCGTCAAACAGGCGGGCTGCTTCCAGAAGGACTGTTAAAAGGAAAAAGTGCTGTTTGTGTATCGACAATGCAAGGGCCAACCAACTACCCTTTATTCTTTTTGCAAAATGCACACAAGATGTTAATGAAAAGAGCCCTCTTACAATATGTCGGAATCAAACCTGTGAAGTTTTTTGAGTTCGGCATGATGGAAAGCCCAAAAGGGAAACATGAGGCCAAATTAAAACGTATCTACAACTATTTCAAAAAAATCAGCTCATAA
- a CDS encoding MarR family winged helix-turn-helix transcriptional regulator, translating into MKHPHFFKEFVAFASTFSELKHALMSKVKPVDLTTLQYLILEQLAVSEPLTPSEIADCQHMSLPNVSRELKKLHEKQFIAREEDRDDKRKHVIKLSDKGRACMNEVFQHIEGMLLDSLSSTDTEQMDDIVQALRLLNQTIFKKGPKKA; encoded by the coding sequence ATGAAGCATCCCCATTTCTTCAAGGAATTCGTAGCATTTGCTTCTACTTTTTCAGAGCTGAAGCACGCCCTGATGAGCAAAGTCAAACCAGTTGACCTAACGACCTTACAATACTTAATTCTAGAGCAGCTAGCTGTCAGCGAACCGCTTACGCCTAGTGAAATTGCCGACTGTCAGCACATGTCTCTTCCAAATGTCAGCAGAGAACTAAAAAAACTGCACGAGAAACAATTCATTGCTAGAGAAGAAGACCGTGATGACAAACGAAAACATGTCATTAAGCTGTCTGACAAAGGCCGTGCTTGTATGAACGAAGTCTTCCAGCATATCGAAGGGATGCTATTAGACAGCCTATCTTCCACAGATACAGAACAAATGGATGACATCGTACAAGCTCTCCGCCTATTAAATCAAACGATTTTCAAAAAAGGACCTAAAAAAGCATGA